The sequence ATGACCGGAGACGGGGTATCAACATATCTGGCGTTGACTTTTGGCACGCTGTTGAGTTCTCAAGGAACGGTCGCTTCCTTTGTACTCACCCTCTCGGGCTTTCCTCCGGGCGCTTCCCTTCGGTCTTGCGTTTCCGACTCTATCAGATCTTTTCTCGATCCGATTTCCTCGGTGCTTTCCAGGTTCCCGCTCTCGCGTTTCCCTTTCCGGCGGTTCCGACTCTATCAGATCCTTTCGGCGTCTGATCCCCGGTCAGCGGGGTTTGTCTTCCCGGCCGTTGGGCCGTTCCGACGAGTGAGACTTTAGCGGATTCCTGGCTCCCGAGCTAATCGGGGGCCGGCGTCCTTTCGAACGCGGATTCCTCATTTCGCAAATACGCACGCCAATACGGTCGGCGCCGGAGCGTCGATGAGTGGGTGGTGCTTGCGGAATGGCTGTCCGGGGACCGACCGGAGTCGGCGCTCACGTCGGACAACTCGGAGAACAGTACGGATCGGCCGGAGGCGTGTCAACTCACTGCCGGGGAGCACTCCCGAGGCGTACTGTGGGCGGCGTGATGACGCGTACGTGCACCCAGCTCTGGTGGGCCGCCTGACGGCGGCCGTAGTCACGTATGCACTCAACGGCCGCCGCTTCGGCGGCCGTTCTCGTCTCTCCCTCCGGGTCCGAGGGGGCCGGCCGCAGGGGCGGCGGTCCCGACCTGAAGGTGGAGTGGACATGACCCGGGTTTTCAGCGGGATCCAGCCGACCGGACATCTGACCCTGGGGAACTACCTGGGGGCCATGCGGCGCTGGGCCGAGGTGGACCAGCACCGGGCGGACTCGCTGTTCTGCGTGGTGGACCTGCACGCGCTGACCGTCGACCACGATCCGGCGCGGCTGCGCAGGCTCAGCCGGCAGACGGCGACGCTGCTGCTGGCGGCCGGGCTCGACCCCGAGGTGTGCACCCTGTTCCTGCAGAGCCATGTCGACGAGCACACCCGGCTGTCGTACCTGCTGGAGTGTGTGGCGACCGACGGCGAGATGCGGCGGATGATCCAGTACAAGGAGAAGTCCGCGAAGCAGCGGGAGCGCGGTGGCGGTCTGCGGCTGTCGCTGCTGACGTACCCGGTGCTGATGGCCGCGGACATCCTGGCGTACGGCGCGGACGAGGTGCCGGTCGGTGAGGACCAGGCGCAGCACGTGGAGCTGACCCGGGACCTGGCGGTGCGGTTCAACCAGCGTTACGGGCACACGTTCGTGGTGCCGCGGACGACACTGCCGCCGGTGGCGGCGCGGGTGATGAACCTCCAGGACCCGACGCGGAAGATGGGTAAGTCGGACGAGTCGGGGACCGGGGTCGTCTATCTGCTGGACGAGCCGGACGTGGTGCGCAAGAAGGTGCTGCGGGCCGTGACGGACAGCGGGCGGGAGGTCGTCTACGACCGCGCGGAGCGGCCTGGCCTCGCGAACCTGCTGGACATCCTGGCCGCGTGCACGGGCGAGAGCCCCGAGTCGCTGGCGGGCGCCTACGACTCGTACGGCTCTTTGAAGAAGGACACCGCGGAGGCCGTGGTGGAGGTGCTGCGGCCGGTGCGGGACCGGCACCGGGAGCTGTGCGCCGATCCGGCGTATGTGGAGAGGGTGCTGCGGGACGGCGCGGAGAAGGCGCGGGCGCTGGCCCGGCCGACGGTCGATACGGCGTACCGGGCGATCGGGCTGCTGCCTTCCGTGACGGAGCCCTCACCGGGCGCCGCGCGGTAGCCGGGGCCGGCCCGCGGGCGGGCTGTGGGCCGCCGCCCGCGGGGTCCGGGGCCGGTCAGTCCTTCTTGCCGGAGGCGAGTTCGCGGCTGCGGTCGCGGGCGGCTTCGAGGGCGGCGATGAGGGCGGCGCGTACGCCGTGGTTCTCCAGCTCGCGGATGGCGTTGATGGTGGTGCCGGCCGGGGAGGTGACGTTCTCCCGGAGCCTGACGGGATGCTCCCCGCTGTCGCGGAGCATCACGGCGGCGCCGATCGCGGACTGGACGATCAGTTCGTGGGCCTTGTCGCGGGGCAGTCCGAGCAGGATGCCGGCGTCGGTCATGGCTTCGACCAGGTAGAAGAAGTAGGCCGGGCCGGAGCCGGACAGCGCGGTGCAGGCGTCCTGCTGGCTCTCGGGGACGCGCAAGGTCTTGCCGACGCCGCCGAAGATCTCCTCGGCGTGCGCGAGGTGCTGCTCGGTGGCGTGGCTGCCGGCGGAGATGACCGACATGGCCTCGTCGACGAGGGCGGGGGTGTTGGTCATGACCCGGACGACCGGGGTGCCCGGGGTCAGGCGCTCCTCGAAGAAGGAGGTGGGGATGCCGGCGGCTCCGCTGACGACCAGCCGGTCGGCGGGCAGGTGCGGGGCGAGTTCGTCCAGGAGGGTGCCCATGTCCTGCGGCTTGACCGTGAGGATCAGGGTGTCGGCGGTCTTGGCGGCCTCGGTGTTGGTGACCGGGTTGACGCCGTAGCGGGCGCGGAGTTCTTCGGCGCGTTCGGGACGGCGGGCGGTGACCAGGAGGTCGGCGGGGGCCCAGCCGGCCCGGAGCATTCCGCTGAGCAGGGCTTCGCCGATCTTGCCGGTGCCGAGGACTGCGACTTTCTGGCTCATGCGGATCAGTCTGGCACCGGGGCGCGGTGCGCGGGCCGGTTGTCCGGTGGACGGAACGGGGGCGGGTCAGGGGATGCGGGCGACGATGAGGAGGACGTCGTAGGTCTCCTCGACGACGCCGTCCGGGAAGACCTCCAGGAGGCGGGCGCGCTCCTGTGCCAGGAAGGCGGCCGTGTGTTCCTCGGGGGCGACGAGGAGGGCGGAGTGGGTGGCGACGTTGGCGAGGTGGGTGTCGACCGGGACGCGGCGGCTCCAGCGGACCGTGCGCCGGGTGAAGTCCAGGCGTCCGCTGGGGTCGGCCCGCTCGACCCGCTCGCCGGCCTTGCGCTGCTCGGCGGCCACGTCGATGCCGAGGAAACGGCCGGCCCGGCCGGCGGCGTCGGCCATCCAGCCGACGTCGAGGGCGTTGGTGTTCCACCACAGGGCGAGCGCGCCGCCCGGGCGCAGCACGCGCAACGCCTCCGGCACCGAGCGCGCCGGGTCGGTCCAGTGCCAGGACTGGGCGTAGGTGAGGAGGTCGGCGGCGGCGTCCGCGACGGGCAGGGCGTTGCCGTCGCCCCGGACGAGCGGGAGGTGCGGCAGCGCCCGGCGGAACTCGGCGGCCATGCCCGCGCCGGGCTCGACGGCGAGGACGTCGGCGCCGCGGGCGTGCAGCAGGGCGCTGGCGATTCCGGTGCCGGCGCCGACGTCCACGGTCCGGGAGCCGGACAGGGGGCGGCCGGACAGTTCCTCGACGGCGTCGAGGAGGGCGGGCGGATAGGAGGGACGGTTCGCCGCGTACTGGGCGGCGACGGCGTTGAAGGACCCGGCCCGGGCGGCGTGCCGGGCTCGCGGGTCGCCGGAGGAGGAAGGGACGGCTGTCATGCGCTCAGGTCTACGGCATGACGGTGATCGCGGGAACCTCTGGCGGGCCGGGGCGGACGGTCCGGTGCGGGTGCGGTCGGCCGCGGTGTCAGGGGGAGCGGGCGCGGGCGCTTTGCCCTCCGTGGTGCCGGGAGGAGAAGCGGTGACCGGACGCGACGGCGCCGGGTGCGGCTCCGGGAGCCGGCCGGGCTCAGCGGCGGCGCTTCTTGCGGGACGGGTTGCCGGTGCGGCGGGTGGTGCGGCGGGCGTGGGCCTCGCGGGCCTGCTCGTACTCCTCGCGGCGCAGTTTCTCGCCCGGTGCCTCGGTGAGGGAGCGGACGAAGTAGGCGAGGAGCGAGCCGACGAAGCCGATGGCGAGCATGCCGCGCAGGGACGCCTGGCGCTGCGGGTCGTGCCGCCTGCCGAAGCCCTCCCAGGTGTTGCGGAAGGCGAACGCACTGCAGATCGCGAACATCACCACGATCAGCACGCTCACGAAGGGGCCGGTGTCGGCGATCCGGATGCCCTGGTAGGCGAGGCGGAGCACCAGGCAGGAGAGGGCCGCCGCGGCGAGGGAGCCGACGGCGACGCCGGCGCGGCGGACCGCGTAGCCGTTGTCGTGGTCGACCCAGGACGTGCCGAAGAAGCGCAGGGGCTCGGGACGGGGGCCGTCGCCCCGCGCCGCGTCGCCGGTGGAGCCCGCCGGGCTGTCCGGGGTGCCGGTTTCGTCGCTCACGGCTCGATTATGGCCCCGGCCGCGGACGGGCTCCCGGCCGGGGCCGACCGGGGCGCGTGGCGGTCAGCCGCAGCGGGGG comes from Streptomyces sp. SCL15-4 and encodes:
- a CDS encoding class I SAM-dependent methyltransferase, whose amino-acid sequence is MTAVPSSSGDPRARHAARAGSFNAVAAQYAANRPSYPPALLDAVEELSGRPLSGSRTVDVGAGTGIASALLHARGADVLAVEPGAGMAAEFRRALPHLPLVRGDGNALPVADAAADLLTYAQSWHWTDPARSVPEALRVLRPGGALALWWNTNALDVGWMADAAGRAGRFLGIDVAAEQRKAGERVERADPSGRLDFTRRTVRWSRRVPVDTHLANVATHSALLVAPEEHTAAFLAQERARLLEVFPDGVVEETYDVLLIVARIP
- the trpS gene encoding tryptophan--tRNA ligase, with the translated sequence MTRVFSGIQPTGHLTLGNYLGAMRRWAEVDQHRADSLFCVVDLHALTVDHDPARLRRLSRQTATLLLAAGLDPEVCTLFLQSHVDEHTRLSYLLECVATDGEMRRMIQYKEKSAKQRERGGGLRLSLLTYPVLMAADILAYGADEVPVGEDQAQHVELTRDLAVRFNQRYGHTFVVPRTTLPPVAARVMNLQDPTRKMGKSDESGTGVVYLLDEPDVVRKKVLRAVTDSGREVVYDRAERPGLANLLDILAACTGESPESLAGAYDSYGSLKKDTAEAVVEVLRPVRDRHRELCADPAYVERVLRDGAEKARALARPTVDTAYRAIGLLPSVTEPSPGAAR
- a CDS encoding EamA/RhaT family transporter, with amino-acid sequence MSDETGTPDSPAGSTGDAARGDGPRPEPLRFFGTSWVDHDNGYAVRRAGVAVGSLAAAALSCLVLRLAYQGIRIADTGPFVSVLIVVMFAICSAFAFRNTWEGFGRRHDPQRQASLRGMLAIGFVGSLLAYFVRSLTEAPGEKLRREEYEQAREAHARRTTRRTGNPSRKKRRR
- the proC gene encoding pyrroline-5-carboxylate reductase — its product is MSQKVAVLGTGKIGEALLSGMLRAGWAPADLLVTARRPERAEELRARYGVNPVTNTEAAKTADTLILTVKPQDMGTLLDELAPHLPADRLVVSGAAGIPTSFFEERLTPGTPVVRVMTNTPALVDEAMSVISAGSHATEQHLAHAEEIFGGVGKTLRVPESQQDACTALSGSGPAYFFYLVEAMTDAGILLGLPRDKAHELIVQSAIGAAVMLRDSGEHPVRLRENVTSPAGTTINAIRELENHGVRAALIAALEAARDRSRELASGKKD